The following are encoded in a window of Pan troglodytes isolate AG18354 chromosome 4, NHGRI_mPanTro3-v2.0_pri, whole genome shotgun sequence genomic DNA:
- the LOC134809963 gene encoding uncharacterized protein LOC134809963 — MEAQSCEQETTARRNGGARSLKGNAAGGVVKDNICFGATNGAVTKKPSTLRKKEKFGYRETPCSKCCDSKTAGSAPLAKEPTETPGAAIATPALEGLGWRKPRTETRKHCTARLAVDTDRKVSRLLSGRKRGSKPATQWREPRSH, encoded by the coding sequence atggaggcacagagctGTGAACAAGAGACCACGGCTCGCCGAAATGGCGGTGCCAGGAGCCTGAAAGGGAATGCAGCCGGCGGGGTTGTCAAGGACAACATTTGTTTTGGCGCAACCAACGGTGCCGTCACCAAGAAACCGTCGactctgagaaaaaaagagaagttcgGCTACCGAGAAACTCCGTGCAGCAAGTGCTGTGACAGCAAAACCGCCGGCTCCGCGCCGCTGGCGAAAGAGCCAACGGAAACGCCGGGTGCTGCGATCGCGACGCCGGCACTAGAGGGCCTCGGATGGAGAAAGCCCCGCACCGAGACGAGGAAACACTGCACAGCACGACTAGCAGTTGACACAGACAGAAAAGTGTCTCGTCTGCTCTCTGGGAGAAAGCGTGGATCAAAACCAGCAACTCAGTGGAGGGAACCCCGCAGCCACTGA
- the ANXA2R gene encoding annexin-2 receptor, whose product MEQHFLGCVKRAWDSAEVAPEPQPPPIVSSEDRGPWPLPLYPVLGEYSLDSCDLGLLSSPCWRLPGVYWQNGLFPGVQSTLEPSTAKPTEFSWPGTQKQQEAPVEEVGQAEEPDRLRLQQLPWSSPLHPWDRQQDTEVCDSGCLLERRHPPALQPWRHLPGFSDCLEWILRVGFAALSVLWACCSRICGAKQP is encoded by the coding sequence ATGGAGCAACATTTTCTTGGCTGTGTGAAGCGGGCTTGGGATTCCGCAGAGGTGGCGCCAGAGCCCCAGCCTCCACCTATTGTGAGTTCAGAAGATCGTGGGCCGTGGCCTCTTCCTTTGTATCCTGTACTAGGAGAGTACTCACTGGACAGCTGTGATTTGGGACTGCTTTCCAGCCCTTGCTGGCGGCTGCCCGGAGTCTACTGGCAAAACGGACTCTTTCCTGGAGTCCAGAGCACCTTGGAACCAAGTACAGCGAAGCCCACTGAGTTCAGTTGGCCGGGGACACAGAAGCAGCAAGAGGCACCCGTAGAAGAGGTGGGGCAGGCAGAGGAACCCGACAGACTCAGGCTCCAGCAGCTTCCCTGGAGCAGTCCTCTCCATCCCTGGGACAGACAGCAGGACACCGAGGTCTGTGACAGCGGGTGCCTTTTGGAACGCCGCCATCCTCCTGCCCTCCAGCCGTGGCGCCACCTCCCGGGTTTCTCAGACTGCCTGGAGTGGATTCTTCGCGTTGGTTTTGCCGCGCTCTCTGTACTCTGGGCGTGCTGTTCACGGATCTGTGGAGCTAAGCAGCCTTAG